A DNA window from Chrysiogenia bacterium contains the following coding sequences:
- a CDS encoding TetR family transcriptional regulator, with amino-acid sequence MTKKSTIADIYKRLSDGSCEILDAAAGLFRERGFSATTVRQIAEAAGILPGSLHYRYASKQELLEALMEQAVERTTVAVRQATDGVRDPSERLRLAMRAYLELLLSGDDSLYVLLYDWRSLGGTAREKVQLLHDRLHALFDGLFYEAAGAGHIRADVDLKMMRHMWMGALNWTVQWYQPGSCRDPDAIADLFWNLLTTGAFDSENSFTGIGAAVAGLETKGTTRS; translated from the coding sequence ATGACCAAGAAGTCGACTATCGCCGATATCTACAAGCGCCTGAGTGACGGATCGTGCGAGATCCTCGACGCGGCGGCCGGGCTCTTTCGCGAGCGCGGGTTTTCGGCCACCACCGTCCGGCAGATCGCCGAGGCCGCGGGCATCCTGCCCGGCAGCCTGCACTACCGCTACGCCTCGAAGCAGGAACTGCTCGAAGCGCTGATGGAACAGGCGGTCGAGCGCACCACCGTGGCGGTGCGCCAGGCCACCGACGGCGTGCGCGATCCATCCGAGCGGCTGCGCCTGGCAATGCGCGCATATCTGGAACTGCTCCTCTCGGGCGACGATTCACTCTACGTGCTCCTCTATGACTGGCGCTCGCTGGGCGGCACCGCGCGCGAGAAGGTGCAGCTTCTTCACGACCGGCTCCACGCGCTCTTCGACGGACTCTTCTATGAGGCCGCCGGCGCTGGGCACATCCGCGCCGACGTGGACCTCAAGATGATGCGCCACATGTGGATGGGCGCGCTCAACTGGACGGTGCAGTGGTACCAGCCCGGAAGCTGCCGCGATCCTGATGCGATTGCGGACCTGTTCTGGAACCTGCTCACCACGGGCGCCTTCGATTCCGAGAACTCGTTCACGGGAATCGGTGCGGCGGTTGCGGGACTCGAAACCAAGGGAACAACGCGCAGTTGA